A genomic window from Chlamydiota bacterium includes:
- the gmk gene encoding guanylate kinase, whose translation MHQSKSLNGLLLILSSPSGGGKTTVRTRLLELVPDLYFSVSCTTRKPRVGEVDGKDYSFISPEEFERRREKNEFLEHAQVFQYSYGTPAKEIDEAIDRGQDVLLDIDTQGALQVRSQRPSVLIFILPPSLETLKGRLYSRKTDSESQIMIRLNEARRELKCILNYDYAVVNDNIDVTVEKIRSIMIAEKHRTSRQKPFIEKLQHSILKGEA comes from the coding sequence ATGCATCAGTCAAAATCACTTAATGGTTTACTTCTGATTCTTTCATCTCCTTCGGGGGGAGGAAAGACGACTGTTCGTACACGGCTTCTTGAGCTCGTACCGGATCTCTATTTTTCTGTTTCTTGCACGACTCGAAAGCCACGAGTCGGAGAAGTGGATGGCAAAGATTACTCTTTTATCAGTCCAGAAGAGTTTGAAAGAAGAAGAGAGAAGAATGAATTTCTAGAACATGCTCAAGTCTTTCAGTATTCCTACGGGACCCCTGCCAAAGAGATTGATGAAGCCATTGATCGAGGGCAAGATGTTCTTTTAGATATTGATACCCAAGGGGCCTTGCAGGTCCGGTCTCAACGGCCATCGGTTCTTATTTTTATTCTGCCCCCTTCTCTTGAAACCTTGAAAGGAAGGCTTTATAGTCGTAAAACAGATAGCGAAAGCCAGATTATGATTCGCTTAAATGAAGCTCGCCGTGAATTAAAGTGTATTCTCAATTATGATTATGCGGTTGTTAATGATAATATTGATGTAACCGTTGAGAAAATTCGATCGATCATGATTGCAGAAAAACATCGTACTTCCCGTCAAAAACCTTTCATTGAAAAATTGCAACATTCAATCTTAAAAGGTGAAGCATGA